A genomic region of Chionomys nivalis chromosome 12, mChiNiv1.1, whole genome shotgun sequence contains the following coding sequences:
- the Zic5 gene encoding zinc finger protein ZIC 5 — protein sequence MMEPPLSKRNPQALRLVDLATAQAQQLQNMTGFPVLAGPPAHSQLRAVAAHLHPRDPDTDPGAASTALGPEHMAQASGHGPSPPAQALQGQPQAPAPAARSAASGAHPGARTHPDGGGSGGAQASAPPPPAPPLPPSQSPSPPPPPPPSALSGYAATNSGGGGSSGKGHSRDVVLRRDLSATAPEAAMHGAPLGGEQRSGSSSPQHPTPPPHPAGMFISASGTYAGRDGGGPALFPALHDSPGAPGGHPLNGQMRLGLAAAAAAAAELYGRAEPPFAPRSGDAHYGAVAAAAAAALHGYGAVNLNLNLAAAAAAAAAAGPGPHLQHHAPPPAPPPAPAPHPHHPHLPGAAGAFLRYMRQPIKRELICKWLDPEELAGPPPAVSGAKPCSKTFGTMHELVNHVTVEHVGGPEQSSHVCFWEDCPREGKPFKAKYKLINHIRVHTGEKPFPCPFPGCGKVFARSENLKIHKRTHTGEKPFKCEFDGCDRKFANSSDRKKHSHVHTSDKPYYCKIRGCDKSYTHPSSLRKHMKIHCKSPPPSPGALGYSSVGTPVGDTLSPVLDPTRSRSSTLSPQVTNLNEWYVCQASGAPSHLHTPSSNGTTSESEDEEMYGNPEVVRTIH from the exons ATGATGGAGCCCCCTTTGAGCAAGAGGAACCCGCAAGCGCTGAGATTAGTGGATTTGGCAACGGCTCAGGCCCAGCAGCTTCAGAATATGACAGGATTCCCGGTGCTGGCCGGCCCGCCCGCCCACTCCCAACTTCGCGCCGTCGCCGCGCATCTCCACCCGCGGGACCCAGACACTGACCCCGGCGCGGCCAGCACTGCGCTCGGACCCGAGCACATGGCACAGGCCAGTGGGCACGGCCCCAGCCCTCCCGCTCAAGCGCTCCAGGGACAGCCCCAGGCTCCCGCGCCCGCCGCCCGCTCCGCGGCCTCAGGGGCGCACCCGGGCGCCCGAACCCACCCCGACGGCGGGGGCAGCGGTGGCGCGCAGGCCTCGGCGCCCCCgcctccagcccctcctcttcctccctcccagtccccctctccccctcccccgcctcctccttctgccctcTCGGGCTACGCCGCCACCAACagtggcggcggcggcagcagcggcaAAGGCCACAGCAGGGACGTCGTCCTCCGGAGGGACCTTTCCGCCACGGCCCCCGAGGCGGCCATGCACGGGGCCCCGCTCGGAGGGGAGCAGCGGTCCGGCAGCAGCTCCCCCCAGCATCCAACCCCGCCTCCCCACCCAGCCGGGATGTTCATCTCGGCCAGCGGCACCTACGCGGGCCGGGACGGTGGCGGCCCCGCGCTCTTTCCCGCGCTGCACGACTCTCCAGGGGCTCCTGGCGGCCACCCGCTCAACGGCCAGATGCGTCTGGGGCTGGCGGCCGCTGCTGCGGCAGCGGCCGAGCTGTACGGCCGCGCGGAGCCACCCTTCGCTCCGCGCTCAGGGGACGCGCACTACGGGGCGGTGGCGGCCGCCGCGGCCGCTGCCTTGCACGGCTACGGTGCCGTGAACTTAAACCTGAACCTGGCTGCGGCCGCGGCAGCCGCGGCGGCCGCGGGGCCCGGGCCCCACCTGCAGCACCACGCGCCGCCCCCGGCGCCACCGCCAGCGCCCGCGCCGCACCCgcaccacccccacctcccgGGGGCGGCCGGGGCCTTCCTGCGCTACATGCGGCAGCCAATCAAGCGGGAGCTCATCTGCAAGTGGCTGGACCCGGAGGAATTGGCCGGGCCGCCGCCCGCGGTCAGCGGCGCCAAGCCCTGCTCCAAAACTTTCGGCACCATGCACGAGCTGGTGAACCACGTCACTGTGGAGCACGTGGGCGGCCCGGAGCAGAGCAGCCACGTCTGCTTCTGGGAGGACTGTCCGCGCGAGGGCAAGCCCTTCAAGGCCAAGTACAAGCTCATCAACCACATCCGCGTTCACACCGGTGAAAAGCCCTTCCCCTGCCCATTCCCGGGCTGCGGCAAGGTCTTCGCGCGCTCCGAGAACCTCAAGATCCACAAGCGCACTCATACAG GGGAAAAGCCTTTCAAATGTGAATTTGACGGCTGCGACAGGAAGTTTGCCAATAGCAGTGATCGAAAGAAGCACTCCCATGTCCACACCAGCGACAAGCCGTACTACTGTAAGATTCGAGGCTGTGATAAATCCTATACCCACCCGAGCTCTCTGAGGAAGCACATGAAGATTCACTGCAAGTCCCCCCCACCTTCTCCAGGAGCCCTTGGTTACTCATCAGTGGGGACTCCGGTGGGGGACACTTTGTCCCCTGTGCTGGACCCAACCAGGAGTCGATCCAGCACTCTGTCCCCTCAGGTGACCAACCTCAATGAGTGGTATGTTTGCCAGGCCAGTGGGGCCCCCAGCCACCTCCACACACCTTCCAGCAACGGAACCACCTCTGAGTCTGAAGATGAAGAAATGTACGGGAATCCTGAAGTCGTGCGGACGATACATTAG